In a single window of the Campylobacter hyointestinalis subsp. lawsonii genome:
- a CDS encoding DUF2920 family protein has translation MTLTREFEIDSCDDVELAIKRRSKLKFKVTFDDELEQKAIVVLVPGCGDDNNSSYQQNLAEFTSKFGVIVLQVRYFGIRNRTHLGGTLFADEIDKFILKKMAEAIGLDLNFQNDYVFRIINEKIENLKKLGKLPNDYKMSLSLTIAQPDNEYQNFGVMSAIDVINALIFTRHNLTKILAGGGGLKNLPCILIGSSHGGYIAYMCAKIAPWLIDAVIENSSYTKTNLLYSGFGKQIDFTKYYSFKSDDELIPNLEILISDITLWSLDEKSPYFFSKARECIRDIDNLDHLKIQKKFNKTKFISYHSTKDNIAPFESKAILYQKLNFLGFKNKLNVISHQSQIDGKFIKNLEHGMSMSLKILLQKELVSLLEYFSKNSINNSRKKEVVYPSNESFYKFKETKNGLEFEVINS, from the coding sequence ATGACGCTAACTAGGGAATTTGAAATAGACTCTTGTGATGATGTCGAACTAGCTATTAAACGCAGATCAAAGCTTAAATTTAAAGTTACTTTTGATGATGAATTAGAGCAAAAAGCAATTGTAGTTTTAGTGCCAGGTTGCGGAGATGACAATAACTCAAGCTATCAACAAAATTTGGCCGAATTTACTTCTAAATTTGGAGTTATTGTGCTACAAGTGAGATATTTTGGTATTAGAAACAGAACTCATTTAGGTGGAACTTTATTTGCCGATGAAATAGACAAATTTATTTTAAAAAAGATGGCTGAAGCTATTGGGCTAGATCTAAATTTTCAAAATGATTATGTTTTTAGGATTATTAATGAAAAGATTGAAAATTTAAAAAAGTTAGGCAAATTGCCAAATGACTATAAGATGTCCCTTAGTCTTACTATTGCCCAACCTGACAATGAATACCAAAATTTCGGAGTAATGAGTGCGATAGATGTCATAAACGCACTCATTTTTACTAGGCATAACTTAACCAAAATTTTAGCTGGTGGGGGGGGGTTAAAAAATCTTCCTTGTATTTTGATTGGCTCAAGTCATGGTGGATATATAGCTTATATGTGCGCTAAAATCGCACCTTGGTTAATCGACGCTGTTATAGAAAATTCAAGCTATACAAAAACAAATCTCTTATACTCAGGCTTTGGAAAGCAAATAGATTTTACAAAATATTATTCCTTTAAATCAGATGATGAACTAATTCCAAATTTAGAAATCCTAATTAGCGATATAACGCTATGGAGTTTAGATGAAAAATCGCCTTATTTCTTTTCAAAAGCCAGGGAATGCATCAGAGATATAGACAATTTAGACCACCTAAAAATTCAAAAAAAGTTTAATAAAACTAAATTTATCAGCTATCACTCGACAAAAGACAACATAGCACCATTTGAATCAAAAGCCATTCTTTACCAAAAATTAAATTTTTTGGGATTTAAAAATAAATTAAATGTCATATCGCATCAAAGCCAAATTGATGGTAAATTTATAAAAAATTTAGAACATGGAATGAGTATGAGCTTAAAGATATTATTACAAAAAGAGTTAGTATCGCTTTTAGAGTATTTTTCTAAAAATAGCATTAACAATAGTCGCAAAAAAGAGGTAGTTTATCCTAGCAATGAAAGTTTTTATAAATTCAAAGAGACAAAAAACGGACTTGAATTTGAAGTAATAAATAGTTAA
- the metE gene encoding 5-methyltetrahydropteroyltriglutamate--homocysteine S-methyltransferase, which translates to MSKSFIIGFPRIGEQRELKFALESFWAGKSDFSEVEKVAKELKARHWKYQKDAHIDFISANDFSYYDLMLDNIITFGAIPPRFEGLSGVELYFSMARGNKTSVAMEMTKWFNTNYHYIVPELSKETKFSLNPTKILNEYKEAKAQGITPKINLIGPITFLALSKTTDGSCALCHLDALVEQYAKLLVEISKLDNEVVVQIDEPIFVTDKAEKLKDQIVPVYDKLCVKDNVKIIFMTYFEHANEAVKEIVKTKVWGVGLDFVHTSHQKASLEILKNSDKVLFAGLIDGRNVWVSDLDVKLELINKIKEYIPSERLNIGTSCSLLHVPYTLKYEEKLSIKEWLSFALEKLTEVNLLKKLANDEHFCEVGEGLLAKNRAAIASRKTSELINDKAVQERVKNISKFERDTPYEERIKVQKAKFNLPELPTTTIGSFPQTPELRQVRNAYKKSLISQESYEKDIKKYIDECIAFQEECGLDVLVHGEPERNDMVEYFGEQLKGYAFSANGWVQSYGSRCVKPPLLFGDVSRPKAMTVDWISYAQSKTSKIMKGMLTGPVTILNWSFVRDDKPRSEIAKELALCIYDEINDLQNAGIKIIQVDEAAFKEGYPLRRENVSSYEKFAVDCFKLSVSSAKAQTQIHTHMCYSEFNDIIKTIEAMDADVISIETARSGNELLKIFKSVGYKQEVGPGVYDIHSPRVPSVEEIANQIHALLEVLPKSQLWINPDCGLKTRKWEEVKPSLKNMTAAVKIVRLS; encoded by the coding sequence ATGTCAAAAAGTTTTATAATAGGATTTCCTAGGATAGGCGAACAAAGAGAGCTTAAATTTGCGCTTGAGAGTTTTTGGGCTGGCAAGAGTGATTTTAGTGAAGTTGAGAAGGTGGCAAAAGAGCTAAAAGCGAGACACTGGAAGTATCAAAAAGACGCACATATAGATTTTATAAGTGCAAATGACTTTTCTTATTATGATTTGATGCTTGATAATATTATAACTTTTGGAGCGATTCCGCCGAGATTTGAGGGGCTTAGTGGAGTAGAGCTATACTTTTCAATGGCAAGAGGAAATAAGACAAGTGTAGCTATGGAGATGACAAAATGGTTTAATACAAACTACCATTACATTGTTCCAGAACTTAGCAAAGAGACTAAATTTAGTCTAAATCCTACAAAAATATTAAATGAATATAAAGAAGCAAAAGCCCAAGGCATCACTCCAAAGATAAATTTGATAGGGCCTATAACGTTTTTAGCGCTTAGTAAAACAACTGATGGAAGCTGCGCACTTTGTCATTTAGACGCCCTAGTAGAGCAGTATGCTAAGCTTTTAGTTGAAATTTCTAAGCTGGATAATGAAGTCGTAGTTCAGATAGATGAGCCTATCTTCGTCACCGATAAAGCTGAAAAACTAAAAGATCAAATAGTCCCTGTTTATGACAAGCTATGCGTCAAAGATAATGTTAAGATTATATTTATGACATATTTTGAGCATGCAAATGAAGCTGTAAAAGAGATCGTAAAAACTAAAGTTTGGGGCGTTGGACTTGATTTTGTACATACAAGCCACCAAAAAGCTTCTTTAGAAATCCTAAAAAATAGCGATAAAGTTCTATTTGCTGGACTTATAGATGGTAGAAACGTTTGGGTAAGCGATCTTGATGTTAAACTTGAGCTAATAAACAAGATCAAAGAGTATATCCCAAGCGAACGCCTAAATATAGGCACTTCTTGCTCACTTTTACACGTTCCATATACTCTAAAATACGAAGAAAAACTAAGCATAAAAGAGTGGCTTAGCTTTGCATTAGAAAAATTAACAGAAGTAAATTTGCTAAAAAAATTAGCAAACGACGAGCATTTTTGCGAAGTAGGTGAGGGCTTGCTTGCTAAAAACAGAGCTGCTATCGCTTCAAGAAAGACTTCTGAATTAATAAACGATAAAGCTGTTCAAGAAAGGGTAAAAAACATATCTAAATTTGAAAGAGATACTCCTTATGAAGAGCGTATAAAGGTTCAAAAAGCTAAATTTAATCTTCCAGAGCTTCCAACTACGACTATAGGTAGCTTCCCGCAGACTCCAGAGCTTCGTCAAGTAAGAAATGCTTATAAAAAATCTCTGATATCGCAAGAGTCTTATGAAAAAGATATCAAAAAATACATCGACGAGTGCATAGCTTTTCAAGAAGAGTGCGGCTTAGATGTGTTAGTTCATGGCGAACCTGAGCGTAATGATATGGTTGAATACTTTGGAGAGCAACTAAAAGGGTATGCATTTAGTGCTAATGGCTGGGTACAAAGCTATGGTAGTAGATGCGTTAAACCGCCACTCCTTTTTGGTGATGTTAGTCGTCCAAAAGCTATGACCGTAGACTGGATAAGCTACGCTCAAAGCAAAACAAGCAAGATAATGAAAGGTATGCTAACTGGACCTGTAACTATTCTAAACTGGAGCTTTGTAAGAGATGATAAACCAAGAAGCGAGATAGCAAAAGAGCTTGCGCTTTGTATTTATGATGAGATAAATGATCTTCAAAATGCAGGTATCAAAATCATACAAGTAGATGAAGCTGCATTTAAAGAGGGTTATCCGCTTAGACGTGAAAACGTATCTAGTTATGAAAAATTTGCAGTAGATTGCTTTAAATTAAGCGTTTCATCAGCTAAAGCACAGACTCAAATTCACACACATATGTGTTATTCTGAGTTTAATGATATCATAAAGACCATTGAAGCGATGGACGCCGATGTTATCAGTATAGAAACTGCTAGAAGCGGAAATGAGCTATTAAAAATCTTTAAATCAGTTGGTTACAAACAGGAAGTAGGGCCTGGAGTTTATGATATCCATAGTCCAAGAGTTCCTAGCGTAGAAGAGATAGCTAATCAAATTCACGCCTTACTAGAAGTTCTTCCAAAAAGCCAACTTTGGATAAATCCAGATTGCGGTCTAAAAACAAGAAAATGGGAAGAGGTTAAACCTAGCCTTAAAAATATGACCGCAGCTGTTAAAATTGTTCGTCTAAGCTAA
- a CDS encoding RNA degradosome polyphosphate kinase — protein sequence MKNRDIFINRELSWLRFNSRVLAQCEKDLPLLEKLKFIAIYYTNLDEFYMIRIAGLKQLFAAGVVVSGNDEMTPLDQLREIRKYLKDEQQILEDYYKDTVSKLAKVGLHIKKYEDLDSDIKLRADEYFFSNILPVIVPIAVDATHPFPHLNNLSFGLAVKLCDDAHPEIIKFGMIRISRVLPRFYNAGDGIYVPIESIVHRHAEEIFPGYKLLASCAFRVTRNADMVIEEEEADDFMMILEQGLKLRRKGAFVRLQIEKDPDPEILEFLNLHMKIFYKDIYEYTIPLTLGALWQIIGDKEFSNLLLPQYTPKTLPPFGQNVSMFDAIDKEDVLLFHPYESFDPVTQFIKEAAKDPKVISIRMTLYRVEKNSSIIQALIDAANDGKQVTVMVELKARFDEENNLHWAKALENAGAHVIYGITGFKVHAKVSQVIRQIGDKLKFYMHLGTGNYNGSSAKIYTDVSYFTSREDFAKDTTTFFHILSGFSKNRRLNSLSMSPMQIKERVIDMIKNEAKMGGEGRIIAKMNALVDSDVIKELYKASKAGVQIDLIIRGICCLRPGVAGISENIRVRSIIGKYLEHARIFYFKHASPKFYISSADWMPRNLERRLELMTPIYEPMLADKLNEILRLQLSDNELAYELGSDGEYTSVIKKDDEKELNNHEFFENHLNRVFKTLKKDSDQDKAQILASKLFKES from the coding sequence ATGAAAAACAGAGATATTTTTATCAATCGCGAACTATCTTGGCTAAGATTTAATTCGCGCGTACTAGCTCAATGTGAAAAAGATCTTCCGCTACTTGAAAAGCTCAAGTTTATAGCTATTTATTATACAAATTTAGACGAATTTTATATGATCAGAATAGCCGGACTAAAGCAACTTTTTGCCGCTGGAGTCGTAGTAAGTGGAAATGATGAAATGACTCCTCTTGATCAGTTAAGAGAGATAAGAAAATACCTAAAAGACGAGCAACAAATTTTAGAAGATTACTATAAAGATACTGTTTCAAAACTAGCAAAAGTAGGGCTGCACATCAAAAAATACGAAGATTTAGACTCAGATATCAAACTTAGGGCTGATGAGTACTTTTTCTCAAATATTTTGCCAGTTATCGTTCCTATCGCAGTAGATGCAACCCATCCTTTTCCGCATCTAAACAACCTTAGTTTTGGACTTGCAGTGAAACTTTGCGATGATGCTCATCCTGAGATAATAAAATTTGGAATGATACGTATCAGCCGTGTGCTTCCTAGATTTTACAACGCCGGAGATGGCATATATGTACCTATAGAAAGCATAGTTCATCGTCACGCAGAAGAGATATTTCCAGGGTACAAACTACTTGCAAGTTGTGCATTTAGAGTAACTAGGAACGCTGATATGGTGATCGAAGAAGAAGAAGCGGACGATTTTATGATGATACTAGAACAAGGCTTAAAACTTCGCAGAAAAGGCGCTTTTGTTCGTTTGCAAATCGAAAAAGATCCAGATCCAGAGATACTTGAGTTTTTAAATTTGCATATGAAAATATTTTATAAAGATATATATGAATACACTATTCCTCTAACCCTTGGAGCTTTGTGGCAGATCATCGGCGATAAAGAGTTTTCAAATTTGCTCTTACCTCAATATACGCCAAAGACACTTCCTCCATTTGGACAAAATGTTTCGATGTTTGATGCTATAGATAAAGAAGACGTTTTGCTTTTTCATCCATACGAAAGCTTTGATCCAGTAACTCAGTTTATCAAAGAAGCAGCAAAAGATCCAAAGGTCATATCTATACGTATGACGCTTTATAGAGTTGAGAAAAACTCAAGCATCATTCAAGCTCTCATAGACGCTGCAAACGATGGCAAACAAGTGACCGTAATGGTAGAGCTAAAAGCTAGATTTGATGAAGAAAACAATCTTCACTGGGCAAAAGCGCTTGAAAACGCAGGGGCGCATGTGATATATGGTATTACAGGATTTAAAGTTCATGCAAAAGTTTCTCAAGTCATACGTCAAATAGGCGACAAACTCAAATTTTATATGCATCTTGGTACTGGAAACTACAACGGAAGTAGCGCAAAGATCTACACAGACGTGAGCTACTTTACTAGTAGAGAAGACTTTGCAAAAGATACTACTACTTTTTTTCACATACTATCTGGATTTAGCAAAAACAGACGTCTAAACTCGCTTTCTATGTCTCCTATGCAGATAAAAGAACGTGTTATAGATATGATAAAGAATGAAGCAAAAATGGGCGGTGAGGGCAGGATCATCGCCAAAATGAATGCTTTAGTTGATAGCGACGTCATAAAAGAGCTTTACAAAGCAAGTAAAGCAGGGGTTCAGATAGATCTTATCATAAGAGGAATTTGCTGTCTTAGACCGGGTGTAGCTGGCATAAGTGAAAATATCCGCGTTCGCTCTATCATAGGAAAGTACCTTGAGCATGCTAGGATATTTTATTTTAAGCACGCAAGTCCTAAATTTTACATATCCAGCGCGGACTGGATGCCACGAAATCTAGAGCGCAGACTTGAGCTTATGACCCCTATATATGAGCCTATGCTTGCCGATAAATTAAATGAAATTTTACGTTTGCAACTTAGTGATAACGAGCTTGCTTATGAGCTTGGAAGTGATGGAGAATACACGAGTGTCATAAAAAAAGATGATGAAAAAGAGCTAAATAATCACGAATTTTTTGAAAATCATCTAAATAGAGTCTTTAAAACGCTTAAAAAAGATAGCGATCAAGATAAAGCTCAAATTTTAGCTTCAAAACTATTTAAAGAAAGCTAA
- a CDS encoding PepSY-associated TM helix domain-containing protein — MRKIFYRIHKYLAIIFFIPLIVIGFSGSLLVYKTEFDNLIMPNVVSVTPGGQRVKFDDMTRNINNTYINHEIVGWLINTDNTKSDRVYLIEHNDTQWKSIYIDQYTGKIMDKLKPHDSYLSDIILEIHDNLLLEQNGRIMVGILGLIMFFIGVSGFVIYNRFWINLFKLRFKNIAVAMTDIHKFIGVWASALLFIIGLTGSWWALNFLFKQAGQIDENFRINEKIYNKNLSIDELFEKSKIDFDGFIPYYISYPFYIDRNITFYGMNKNQNFLHHQYSNQVSYDKQSGKLIEIKNIENAKISDRFLSTFRKAHFGYYNEVTKFIWFLVGLTPFMLSITGIYLWLKRKK; from the coding sequence TTGAGAAAAATATTTTATAGAATTCATAAATACCTGGCAATTATATTTTTTATTCCGCTTATCGTTATAGGATTTAGCGGATCTTTGTTGGTATATAAAACAGAGTTTGATAATCTCATAATGCCAAACGTAGTGAGCGTAACACCTGGCGGACAAAGAGTTAAATTTGATGATATGACTAGAAATATCAATAATACTTATATCAACCATGAAATAGTAGGTTGGCTTATAAATACAGATAATACAAAATCAGATAGAGTTTATCTCATTGAACACAATGATACACAATGGAAGTCAATATATATTGATCAATACACAGGCAAAATTATGGATAAACTAAAGCCGCACGATAGTTATCTTAGCGATATTATACTTGAGATTCACGACAATTTACTTTTGGAGCAAAATGGCAGGATAATGGTTGGAATTTTGGGTTTAATAATGTTTTTTATAGGAGTTAGCGGATTTGTTATTTATAACCGGTTTTGGATAAATTTATTTAAGTTAAGATTTAAAAATATAGCAGTCGCTATGACGGATATACATAAATTTATAGGAGTTTGGGCGTCTGCGCTTTTATTTATAATCGGTCTTACTGGATCTTGGTGGGCATTAAATTTTTTATTTAAACAAGCTGGTCAAATAGATGAAAATTTTAGAATAAATGAAAAAATTTATAACAAAAATTTATCGATTGATGAGCTTTTTGAAAAGTCCAAAATTGATTTTGACGGATTTATACCTTATTATATAAGTTATCCGTTTTACATCGATAGAAACATCACGTTTTACGGAATGAATAAGAATCAAAATTTCCTTCATCATCAATACTCAAATCAGGTAAGTTACGATAAACAAAGCGGAAAATTGATAGAAATAAAAAATATAGAAAATGCAAAAATAAGCGATCGATTTTTATCTACATTTAGAAAAGCGCATTTTGGTTATTACAATGAGGTGACTAAATTTATCTGGTTTTTAGTGGGTTTGACGCCATTTATGCTAAGCATTACTGGTATTTATCTTTGGTTAAAAAGAAAAAAATAA
- a CDS encoding TonB-dependent siderophore receptor yields the protein MKLSRILLSAVVAIFVLQENTKILANETKQVSLEAVDIVAPIRNDDKNYNTQEIVKSTTRLDLNVREIPQSLSIITEAKLRDLDVNDYQELLRHIPGVTLNKWDERVYPTIRGFSVDYYLLDSMPSFGGFSLGANDMSLIPYERVEVVKGANGLLAGAGNPAASINFIRKRADSRDFKAVLKTSGGSYDKYGISGDVLSPLNKDGSIRGRLSFSHDKSRSFMDYYKRKNDVIYTVIDADVGDNSLVSLAGFYQDLQRNGVRWGGMPAFYTNKSRTNFSKNQIFSQPWTRWDIKTLDFYADYKYFFINDAVFNYSYSFRRANTDSNLLYYGGNLPTNNIGNIDGLSAYANKREENIHNIDSYLTLPYVAFDKNHEFVFGAMYNNYKKSADSVSSYWNSKNTPAGLKFTSDTILNFNNLYINDPRFPYIDQNNRDKTIQKAIYMANKFEITDYAKFLVGGRMSYWKYSIEGGNENRNFTREITPYIGIVYDLNENYSLYASYTSIFKPQDKKDINGKYLDPVEGKDYEVGIKAEYFGGALQTSFGLFKIEQDKLATAYEPDIKIPGTSQSAYIASKGVLSKGFEIDVMGDINSDLSLSFGLTHFKAEDAKGMKYNTEAARTTANLFAKYTIQNLRIGGGILYKSKIYVDSGDSRITQNDYALVNLMLGYKINKNFDIQLNIDNLFDKRYYEGIGANKMVYGDPRLFNLTFSYNF from the coding sequence ATGAAGTTAAGTAGAATTTTGCTTTCGGCAGTAGTTGCTATATTTGTACTTCAAGAAAATACTAAAATTTTAGCAAACGAAACAAAACAGGTATCTTTAGAGGCTGTAGATATAGTAGCTCCTATAAGAAATGACGATAAAAACTATAATACTCAAGAGATCGTTAAAAGCACTACAAGGCTTGATTTGAATGTTCGAGAAATACCGCAGTCTTTAAGTATCATAACAGAAGCAAAGCTAAGAGATCTTGACGTAAATGACTATCAAGAGCTGCTTCGTCATATACCAGGAGTTACTCTTAACAAATGGGATGAGCGCGTTTATCCGACTATTAGGGGTTTTAGTGTTGATTATTATCTGCTTGATTCTATGCCGAGTTTCGGCGGTTTTTCACTTGGAGCAAACGATATGAGCTTGATACCATATGAGAGAGTTGAAGTAGTCAAAGGAGCAAACGGACTTCTAGCGGGCGCCGGAAATCCTGCGGCTAGTATCAATTTTATAAGAAAAAGAGCAGATAGTAGAGATTTTAAAGCGGTATTAAAAACAAGCGGAGGATCATATGATAAATACGGTATCTCAGGTGATGTTTTATCCCCTTTAAACAAAGATGGCAGCATAAGAGGAAGACTTTCGTTTTCACATGATAAATCTAGATCTTTTATGGATTATTATAAACGTAAAAATGACGTGATTTATACCGTTATAGATGCCGATGTAGGCGATAACTCTTTGGTTTCTTTAGCCGGATTTTATCAAGATTTGCAAAGAAACGGAGTTCGTTGGGGCGGTATGCCAGCATTTTATACAAATAAAAGCAGAACAAATTTTAGTAAAAACCAAATTTTTTCTCAGCCTTGGACTAGATGGGATATAAAAACTCTTGATTTTTACGCCGATTATAAATATTTTTTTATAAACGATGCCGTTTTTAATTATTCATATTCGTTTAGACGCGCAAACACTGACTCAAATTTGCTTTATTATGGTGGAAATCTCCCTACGAATAACATAGGAAATATCGACGGGCTTTCCGCCTATGCAAACAAACGTGAAGAAAATATACACAATATCGATAGTTATCTAACGCTTCCTTACGTCGCTTTTGATAAAAATCATGAATTTGTTTTTGGTGCTATGTATAATAACTATAAAAAAAGCGCAGATAGCGTAAGTAGCTATTGGAATTCAAAAAATACGCCTGCTGGACTTAAATTTACTTCCGATACTATTTTAAATTTCAACAATTTATATATAAACGATCCGAGATTTCCATATATAGATCAAAATAATCGTGACAAAACTATTCAAAAAGCAATATATATGGCAAATAAATTTGAAATTACAGACTATGCTAAATTTTTAGTAGGCGGTAGAATGAGTTACTGGAAATATAGCATTGAAGGCGGAAATGAAAATAGAAATTTTACAAGAGAAATAACTCCGTACATAGGAATAGTATATGATTTAAACGAAAATTATTCTCTTTATGCTAGTTATACAAGTATATTTAAACCGCAAGATAAAAAAGATATAAATGGAAAATATCTTGATCCTGTAGAAGGTAAAGACTATGAAGTCGGTATCAAAGCAGAGTATTTTGGAGGAGCTCTTCAAACTTCATTTGGTCTATTTAAAATAGAACAAGATAAGCTTGCAACGGCTTATGAACCAGATATAAAGATACCAGGTACGTCACAATCTGCTTATATCGCTTCAAAAGGTGTTTTGAGCAAGGGATTTGAGATTGATGTTATGGGCGATATAAATAGTGATTTGAGCTTAAGTTTTGGTCTTACTCATTTTAAAGCAGAAGATGCAAAAGGTATGAAATACAACACTGAAGCCGCCAGAACTACTGCTAATTTATTTGCTAAATATACCATTCAAAATCTTAGAATAGGCGGAGGTATTTTATATAAAAGTAAAATTTACGTAGATAGCGGTGATAGTCGAATAACTCAAAATGACTATGCTTTAGTAAATTTAATGCTTGGATATAAAATCAATAAAAACTTTGATATCCAGCTAAATATCGATAATTTATTTGATAAACGATATTATGAAGGTATAGGAGCAAATAAGATGGTTTATGGCGATCCAAGGCTATTTAACTTAACTTTTAGTTATAATTTCTAA
- a CDS encoding MATE family efflux transporter, producing MSFKPTKLFIKYAFSNMISMLFMSLYFIIDDIFIGKILGVKALAAAGLIMPFIMISFSLIDIIAVGSSVQISIHLGQKEYKKASEIFSFSLIFIVMVSMLFFVLGILSLKWLCLYFIDDLELANLCIEYARIYILFYPFVALCFAIDDYLRIAKSRYIV from the coding sequence ATGAGCTTTAAACCTACAAAATTATTTATAAAATATGCTTTTTCAAATATGATAAGTATGCTTTTTATGTCTTTATATTTTATCATAGACGATATTTTTATCGGTAAAATTTTAGGCGTTAAAGCCTTAGCGGCTGCTGGATTAATAATGCCTTTTATAATGATATCTTTTAGTCTAATAGACATAATTGCTGTCGGTTCGTCCGTGCAAATTTCAATTCATCTTGGGCAAAAAGAGTATAAAAAAGCAAGCGAAATTTTTAGCTTTAGTTTAATTTTTATCGTGATGGTTTCTATGCTGTTTTTTGTTTTAGGAATTTTATCTTTAAAATGGTTATGTTTATATTTTATAGATGACTTAGAACTAGCAAATTTATGTATAGAATATGCAAGAATTTATATATTATTTTATCCATTTGTAGCTCTATGTTTTGCGATAGATGACTATCTAAGAATAGCTAAAAGCCGATATATAGTATGA